A part of Homoserinibacter sp. YIM 151385 genomic DNA contains:
- a CDS encoding FtsX-like permease family protein: MIARLAWMLGRPGRGSLGLAVLPVAAFAVTTTLIMTVLGGAQAFWGGGAGDGAGDERVIYAFLAALALAILVVPLLSLGASAARLATRRRDDRLATLRLLGASTGTVSAITVLETGAQALIGGLLGWAGALALTPAIGLIHFRGAPLTAEAVILHPGIATLVVLGVSVVGLASAMLGLRRVSLSPLGVRMRSDAERSSWPVAVVGLAVLALAVTATSMIGGLVSGAAMTVGIGAFAATLAVLDLVGPWMLRIVARVRLRRASTPARLLAARRILDSPKDAWRQVSGVAMATFTAVFTGIGVAVLELAGGIDPSDPEGGMLLVDIRTGVIVTVVGAFLTVACSVGVNQAAGILDRRELNVSLDRMGVPLSTADAARRGAVLVPLLATSVWAAASAAIVVFPLAGIALIFNTGTLLLVVSSIGVGVLLVVGAIRATRPLLRATVASAG; this comes from the coding sequence GTGATCGCCCGCCTGGCCTGGATGCTGGGGCGGCCGGGGCGCGGATCGCTCGGCCTCGCCGTCCTCCCCGTCGCCGCCTTCGCGGTGACGACGACGCTCATCATGACGGTGCTCGGCGGCGCCCAGGCCTTCTGGGGCGGCGGCGCCGGGGACGGCGCCGGGGACGAGCGCGTCATCTACGCCTTCCTCGCGGCCCTCGCGCTCGCGATCCTCGTCGTCCCGCTGCTGTCGCTCGGCGCCTCCGCCGCACGGCTCGCGACGCGCCGCCGCGACGACCGGCTCGCCACACTGCGCCTCCTCGGCGCGAGCACCGGCACGGTCTCCGCGATCACCGTCCTCGAGACGGGCGCGCAGGCGCTCATCGGCGGGCTGCTCGGCTGGGCGGGCGCGCTGGCGCTGACGCCCGCGATCGGCCTCATCCACTTCCGCGGCGCGCCGCTCACGGCAGAGGCCGTCATCCTGCACCCGGGGATCGCGACGCTCGTGGTGCTCGGGGTGTCGGTCGTCGGCCTCGCGAGCGCCATGCTCGGCCTCCGGCGCGTGTCGCTGTCGCCCCTGGGCGTGCGGATGCGGAGCGACGCCGAGCGCTCGAGCTGGCCGGTCGCGGTCGTCGGCCTCGCGGTGCTGGCGCTCGCGGTCACGGCGACGAGCATGATCGGCGGGCTCGTGTCGGGGGCCGCGATGACGGTCGGCATCGGCGCCTTCGCGGCGACGCTCGCCGTGCTCGATCTGGTGGGGCCGTGGATGCTGCGGATCGTCGCGCGCGTCCGCCTCCGCCGTGCCTCGACGCCGGCCCGCCTGCTCGCGGCCCGCCGCATCCTCGACTCCCCGAAGGACGCCTGGCGTCAGGTCTCGGGCGTCGCGATGGCGACGTTCACGGCCGTGTTCACGGGCATCGGCGTCGCCGTGCTCGAGCTGGCGGGCGGCATCGACCCGAGCGATCCGGAGGGCGGGATGCTGCTCGTCGACATCCGGACGGGCGTCATCGTGACGGTCGTCGGCGCGTTCCTCACGGTGGCGTGCTCGGTGGGCGTCAACCAGGCGGCCGGCATCCTCGACCGGCGCGAGCTCAACGTGAGCCTCGACCGCATGGGGGTGCCCCTGTCGACGGCGGATGCGGCGCGGCGTGGGGCGGTCCTCGTCCCGCTGCTCGCGACCTCCGTCTGGGCGGCGGCCTCGGCGGCGATCGTCGTGTTCCCGCTCGCCGGGATCGCGCTCATCTTCAACACGGGCACGCTGCTGCTCGTGGTGTCGTCGATCGGCGTCGGGGTCCTGCTCGTGGTGGGAGCGATCCGCGCCACGCGGCCGCTGCTGCGGGCGACCGTCGCCTCCGCCGGCTGA
- a CDS encoding serine/threonine-protein kinase produces MRLGGLSEVAEELGVTPQRIAALRQRPDFPDAVGEIAQGPIWDLDVVKAWNGSGLRQRKAGRPKSDLTVRTLGGRFILELPAIGSGGFADVFRATDRKTGNLVAVKVLRDTATVDPEAISRFKRELRLLEGLTHPNVISVIAQGETDEQDVWYAMPLAQGSLADFIEKVDGNPPLIVDIMRQICAGLTYIHSNGVYHRDLKPANVLRLESGEWAVSDFGLAVEAERGTTPLTSTLRAGMGSWVYAAPEQWARARSADHRSDVYSLGKILQELVTQEYPVNTEMAAGPLRPVVERATANNPASRYGSVAEFLEAVERSLGTHQEYENWESREQTAERLRDRMLSPSTTPADLIEMLEWATLLDESDEDDMKALSRVLPWCTSSSIEFLWNRDRGAFRRLFERFTDYVKRTGFSFEYCDVLANFMRRAVDVTGDSSILRMAVAALAVLGPDHNRWHVRDVLVSVLQDVKSEEMSMAAIEGLRSVSRSQVAWSITDFTVRTLPPAIRIGIADWISEAS; encoded by the coding sequence ATGAGGCTCGGCGGACTGAGCGAGGTCGCGGAAGAACTGGGAGTGACGCCCCAGCGGATCGCCGCGCTGCGCCAGCGACCCGACTTCCCGGATGCGGTCGGTGAGATCGCTCAAGGCCCCATTTGGGATCTGGACGTCGTCAAGGCCTGGAACGGATCCGGCCTGCGGCAGAGGAAAGCCGGACGCCCGAAGTCCGACCTCACCGTCCGGACCCTGGGTGGACGGTTCATCCTCGAACTTCCGGCGATCGGAAGCGGCGGATTCGCCGACGTCTTCCGCGCAACCGACCGGAAGACCGGGAACCTCGTTGCGGTCAAGGTCCTGCGGGACACGGCAACCGTGGACCCGGAGGCGATCAGCCGCTTCAAGCGAGAACTACGGCTGCTGGAAGGGCTTACCCATCCCAACGTGATCTCCGTGATCGCGCAGGGCGAGACCGACGAGCAGGACGTCTGGTACGCGATGCCGTTGGCGCAGGGCAGCCTGGCCGACTTCATCGAGAAGGTCGACGGCAACCCACCACTGATCGTGGACATCATGCGCCAGATCTGCGCCGGACTCACATACATCCACAGCAACGGCGTCTACCACCGCGATCTGAAGCCGGCGAACGTGCTCCGTCTCGAGAGCGGGGAATGGGCCGTCTCCGACTTCGGCCTGGCGGTTGAGGCCGAGCGGGGCACCACACCTCTGACATCGACGCTCCGGGCAGGCATGGGCTCCTGGGTCTACGCGGCCCCCGAGCAGTGGGCGCGAGCGCGCAGCGCCGATCACCGCTCGGACGTCTACAGCCTCGGCAAGATCCTGCAGGAACTCGTGACCCAGGAGTACCCGGTGAACACCGAGATGGCGGCAGGGCCCCTGCGACCCGTCGTCGAGCGCGCCACCGCGAACAACCCTGCCAGCCGGTACGGTTCTGTCGCCGAGTTCCTCGAGGCCGTCGAGCGTTCGCTCGGCACTCACCAGGAGTACGAGAACTGGGAATCCCGCGAACAGACCGCTGAACGGCTCCGCGACCGGATGCTGAGCCCGTCAACGACACCGGCCGATCTGATCGAGATGCTCGAGTGGGCCACTCTTCTCGACGAATCCGACGAGGACGACATGAAGGCGCTCAGCCGCGTGCTGCCGTGGTGCACCTCGTCGTCCATCGAGTTCCTCTGGAACCGGGACCGTGGCGCGTTCCGTCGTCTGTTCGAGCGGTTCACCGACTACGTCAAGCGCACGGGCTTCTCGTTCGAGTACTGCGACGTGCTCGCGAACTTCATGCGCCGCGCCGTCGATGTCACCGGCGACTCCAGCATCCTGCGCATGGCGGTCGCTGCCCTCGCCGTCCTTGGCCCGGACCACAACCGTTGGCACGTGCGGGACGTGCTGGTCTCGGTCCTGCAGGACGTCAAGTCGGAAGAGATGTCGATGGCCGCCATCGAAGGGTTGCGCTCGGTGAGCCGCAGCCAGGTCGCCTGGTCGATCACCGACTTCACCGTTCGCACGCTGCCGCCGGCGATCCGGATCGGCATCGCCGACTGGATAAGCGAGGCCAGCTGA
- a CDS encoding recombinase family protein produces MNDLNPDRAERAAAAVYLRISQDRAGVRGGVLRQQEDCLALAARLGFDDPPVFIDNDVSAFDGGRRPGYDALIAQVEGGVTHIVVWHVDRLYRQPRELESLIDLVEHHPVRIESVQGGGFDLNTNEGRLMARQLVAIAAYESGHKSDRVKRANQRLAEQGRWHGPSRYGYGPGGVLIPEQAAVIRQMADRFLAGESIRSITAWLNRSQIPPLRAGSGTSGLWHPYTVRSLLASARISGQRAYSPGTRADPAGGREILGPGD; encoded by the coding sequence GTGAACGACTTGAACCCGGACAGGGCGGAACGGGCCGCTGCGGCGGTGTATCTGCGGATCTCGCAGGATCGCGCCGGGGTCCGTGGCGGGGTGCTGCGCCAGCAGGAGGACTGCCTGGCCTTGGCGGCGCGGTTGGGTTTCGATGATCCGCCGGTATTCATCGACAACGACGTCTCGGCATTCGACGGGGGCCGGCGCCCCGGCTATGACGCCCTCATCGCGCAGGTGGAGGGCGGTGTTACGCACATCGTGGTGTGGCATGTCGATCGCCTCTACCGGCAGCCGCGTGAGCTGGAGAGCCTCATCGATCTGGTCGAGCATCACCCGGTGCGGATCGAGTCGGTGCAAGGAGGCGGGTTCGATCTGAACACGAACGAGGGCCGGCTGATGGCCAGGCAGCTCGTCGCGATCGCCGCCTACGAGTCCGGACACAAGTCCGATCGGGTCAAACGCGCGAACCAGCGTCTCGCGGAGCAGGGCCGCTGGCATGGGCCGTCCCGCTACGGCTACGGGCCGGGCGGGGTGCTCATCCCGGAGCAGGCGGCGGTGATCCGGCAGATGGCCGACCGCTTCCTCGCCGGCGAGTCGATCCGGTCGATCACCGCCTGGCTGAACCGCTCACAGATCCCGCCGCTGCGCGCCGGGAGCGGCACGTCGGGGCTGTGGCACCCTTACACGGTGCGCAGCCTGCTGGCCTCCGCGCGCATCTCCGGGCAGCGCGCGTACTCCCCCGGCACCCGCGCGGATCCCGCCGGCGGGCGGGAAATCCTCGGTCCTGGTGATTGA
- a CDS encoding DEAD/DEAH box helicase, producing MKTDQYVVAHPTVAGNPELREPQILAYEAIENHDFQAADGREVSVVLPVGCGKSGLLALAPFAVKSRRTLLVAPNLKIADQLLGDLTPSNPNYFYTKRKVLDREAFPEPAEIRGASSNVGDLEEADIVVTNIQQLQRENNKWLAKLPSDFFDLILFDEGHHNVAESWDVLRRKFPDARILNVSATPARADGKVMTGEVIYSYPISKAVEKGYVKRINGYRLNPTTLHYVRHEGDAEVEVSLDEVRRLGEEDAGFRRSIVSSEATLTTIAEASIRKLQEMREATGQPRLKIIASALNMEHCKQVVAKYRELGMRADFVHSQLAEKANERIHEKLDNHELDVIVQVRKLGEGFDHPYLSVAAVFSIFSNLGPFMQFVGRIMRTIPGVDPFDTVNDGVVVFHVGGNITGVWTDFQQFAEADQAFFANLIDEDLIEPTPTREPCPGGNGGGGSLPVITAQDDVLLESLTLLTADPKVAAALAVLKDAGISTGEQFDRLQRITPTKQASRKAKRALLDELVKTAVGKLLAKHSLKHAGRDFDRTRENFKVVKSAIDLRIRKTVPSGATTRSEYSAADLDHLINELPKIVDSVEEELRHG from the coding sequence GTGAAGACCGACCAGTACGTCGTCGCGCACCCCACGGTTGCCGGCAATCCCGAGCTGCGCGAGCCGCAGATCCTCGCCTATGAGGCGATCGAAAACCACGACTTTCAAGCTGCCGACGGCCGCGAGGTGTCGGTCGTCCTGCCAGTCGGGTGCGGCAAGTCCGGACTCCTCGCCCTTGCGCCCTTCGCCGTGAAGTCGAGGCGCACGCTACTGGTTGCGCCGAACCTGAAGATCGCCGACCAGCTGCTTGGCGACCTCACACCGAGCAACCCGAACTACTTCTACACGAAGCGGAAGGTTCTCGACCGCGAGGCGTTCCCTGAGCCCGCGGAGATTCGCGGGGCCTCGAGCAACGTCGGCGACCTTGAGGAAGCCGACATCGTCGTCACGAATATCCAGCAGTTGCAGCGCGAGAACAACAAGTGGCTCGCGAAGCTCCCCAGCGACTTCTTTGACCTGATCCTCTTCGACGAGGGCCACCACAACGTCGCCGAGAGCTGGGACGTGCTGCGACGCAAGTTCCCCGATGCGCGAATCCTGAACGTGAGCGCGACCCCGGCTCGAGCAGACGGGAAAGTGATGACCGGCGAGGTCATCTACAGCTACCCGATCTCCAAGGCCGTCGAGAAGGGGTACGTCAAGCGCATCAACGGATACCGACTGAACCCGACGACGCTGCACTACGTTCGCCACGAGGGAGACGCCGAGGTCGAGGTCTCTCTGGATGAGGTGCGCCGTCTCGGCGAGGAGGATGCCGGCTTCCGACGCAGCATCGTCAGCTCCGAGGCCACCCTCACCACGATCGCCGAAGCATCCATCCGCAAGCTTCAGGAGATGCGAGAGGCCACCGGACAGCCCCGCCTGAAGATCATCGCCTCCGCTCTCAACATGGAGCACTGCAAGCAGGTCGTCGCGAAGTACCGCGAACTGGGGATGCGTGCCGACTTCGTCCATAGCCAGCTCGCGGAGAAGGCGAACGAACGGATCCACGAGAAGCTCGACAACCACGAGCTCGACGTCATCGTGCAGGTGCGGAAGCTTGGCGAAGGCTTCGATCACCCGTACCTCAGCGTCGCCGCGGTGTTCAGCATCTTCAGCAACCTTGGCCCGTTCATGCAGTTCGTCGGCCGCATCATGCGTACCATCCCCGGCGTAGACCCCTTCGACACCGTCAACGACGGAGTGGTGGTCTTCCATGTTGGAGGCAACATCACCGGGGTCTGGACGGACTTCCAGCAGTTCGCCGAAGCGGACCAGGCGTTCTTCGCCAACCTGATCGACGAAGACCTCATCGAACCCACCCCGACCCGCGAACCCTGCCCCGGAGGCAACGGCGGAGGCGGCAGCCTCCCAGTGATCACCGCTCAAGACGATGTCCTGCTCGAGAGCCTCACCCTGCTCACCGCCGACCCCAAGGTCGCAGCGGCGCTCGCAGTCCTGAAAGATGCCGGTATCAGCACGGGTGAGCAGTTCGACCGCCTGCAGCGGATCACCCCCACCAAGCAGGCGTCCCGTAAGGCGAAGCGGGCGCTTCTCGACGAGCTCGTGAAGACCGCCGTCGGCAAACTCCTCGCCAAGCACAGCCTCAAGCACGCCGGCCGCGACTTCGATAGGACCCGTGAGAACTTCAAGGTCGTGAAGTCCGCGATCGACCTCCGGATCAGGAAGACGGTCCCCAGCGGCGCAACCACCCGCAGCGAGTACTCCGCCGCAGACCTGGACCATCTCATCAACGAACTGCCGAAGATCGTCGACAGCGTGGAAGAGGAGCTGCGTCATGGGTAG
- a CDS encoding chorismate mutase — translation MAAQDPTTAEQDAARAQLLDIRSSIDNIDAALVHLLAERFRFTQRVGLLKATHGLPPSDPDRERVQIARLRSLAEAAQLDPAFAEKWFNFVVAEVIHHHERLAAEQPEA, via the coding sequence ATGGCAGCGCAGGACCCCACCACCGCCGAGCAGGACGCCGCCCGCGCGCAGCTCCTCGACATCCGCTCGAGCATCGACAACATCGACGCGGCCCTCGTGCACCTCCTCGCGGAGCGCTTCAGGTTCACGCAGCGGGTCGGCCTCCTCAAGGCGACTCACGGCCTCCCGCCGAGCGATCCGGACCGCGAGCGCGTGCAGATCGCGCGGCTCCGCTCGCTCGCGGAGGCGGCGCAGCTCGACCCGGCCTTCGCCGAGAAGTGGTTCAACTTCGTGGTCGCGGAGGTCATCCACCACCACGAGCGCCTCGCGGCGGAGCAGCCGGAGGCCTAG